From a single Ciconia boyciana chromosome 4, ASM3463844v1, whole genome shotgun sequence genomic region:
- the PMAIP1 gene encoding phorbol-12-myristate-13-acetate-induced protein 1, with amino-acid sequence MMPGRTLRKTASPAAPAKREVVAECALQLRRIGDKWDLRQKILNLLTKLFCPET; translated from the exons ATGATGCCCGGCAGGACCCTGCGCAAGACCGCGTCGCCCGCCGCTCCCGCAA AACGGGAGGTGGTGGCGGAGTGCGCCCTGCAGCTGCGCAGGATAGGCGACAAGTGGGACCTGCGGCAGAAAATCTTGAACCTCCTAACAAAGCTATTCTGCCCGGAAACGTGA